Proteins from a single region of Murdochiella vaginalis:
- a CDS encoding uracil-xanthine permease family protein codes for MERKKPSEKAGTEYVTPGESAIWDIRTMAVPTRLLLGLQHLFAMFGATILVPLLTGLDISTTLLMAGLGTLLFHLITKGRVPAFLGSSFAFLGGYAAVAPLINGQPNTEMLPYAGGGVFAAGLVYVVLAFFIYRFGVERVMRFFPPVVTGPIIISIGLTLAPSAIGNASTDWSLALIAIATIIFFNIWGKGMLRIIPLILAVLVSYVCALFLNRVDFSTIAEAAPIALPLHPEAFMKFDLSAIITIMPISLATMMEHIGDITAIGATVGNNYIREPGLHRTLLGDGLATSLAAAFGGPANTTYGENTGVLALTRVYDPKVMQITAVFAILLSFFPVVSGFIRSIPTAIIGGVSLILYGMISAIGVRNLVENHVDFTNSRNLIVAAAIFVSALGFTGEHSGISFTVGGLTISLSGLAIAALLGILLNALLPGKDYDFKVEEPQDTGVNFSGITDRGSKEN; via the coding sequence ATGGAACGCAAGAAACCTTCGGAAAAGGCGGGAACAGAATACGTCACACCGGGAGAAAGCGCGATTTGGGACATTCGCACGATGGCGGTGCCCACAAGACTTCTGCTCGGTCTGCAACATCTGTTCGCGATGTTCGGCGCAACCATCTTAGTGCCGTTGCTCACCGGACTGGACATCTCAACAACCCTACTTATGGCCGGACTCGGTACCCTTCTGTTTCACCTCATCACAAAGGGACGCGTACCGGCTTTTCTTGGCTCTTCTTTCGCTTTTTTAGGCGGTTATGCGGCCGTAGCTCCTCTCATTAACGGGCAACCGAATACAGAAATGCTTCCCTATGCAGGGGGCGGCGTATTCGCCGCGGGACTGGTCTACGTCGTATTGGCGTTCTTTATCTATCGTTTCGGCGTGGAACGCGTTATGCGATTTTTCCCGCCCGTAGTAACCGGACCCATTATCATTTCCATCGGTCTGACTTTAGCGCCTTCTGCCATAGGCAATGCGTCCACCGACTGGTCTTTGGCCCTTATTGCCATTGCCACCATCATCTTTTTCAACATCTGGGGCAAAGGCATGCTGCGCATCATTCCGCTCATCCTCGCCGTTCTGGTTTCCTATGTTTGTGCACTTTTCCTAAACCGCGTGGATTTTTCGACCATCGCAGAAGCGGCCCCCATTGCTCTGCCGTTACATCCTGAAGCCTTTATGAAATTTGATCTCTCCGCCATCATTACCATTATGCCGATCTCTCTTGCGACCATGATGGAGCACATTGGCGATATTACAGCGATCGGGGCCACGGTCGGAAACAATTATATCCGTGAACCGGGGCTCCACCGCACGCTGTTGGGCGATGGCCTTGCCACGTCGCTGGCGGCAGCATTCGGCGGTCCCGCCAATACAACCTACGGGGAAAACACCGGCGTACTGGCGTTGACACGCGTCTATGACCCCAAAGTAATGCAGATTACCGCCGTCTTCGCCATTCTTCTCTCCTTCTTCCCCGTTGTCAGCGGCTTTATCCGCTCCATTCCGACAGCGATTATCGGTGGTGTCTCCCTCATTCTGTACGGTATGATTTCGGCCATTGGTGTTCGCAACCTGGTGGAAAATCATGTGGATTTCACCAACAGTCGAAACCTGATCGTCGCCGCGGCTATTTTCGTTTCGGCTTTAGGTTTTACGGGAGAACATTCTGGAATTAGCTTTACGGTCGGCGGATTAACCATCTCCCTCTCCGGTCTTGCAATAGCGGCCCTCCTCGGCATTCTTCTCAATGCGCTGCTTCCCGGCAAGGATTATGACTTTAAGGTTGAAGAACCGCAGGATACCGGCGTGAACTTCTCCGGAATCACAGACAGAGGATCCAAGGAAAATTAA
- a CDS encoding pyridoxal phosphate-dependent aminotransferase, whose translation MNVAKRVKELPVSPTRRYLGMAKAAEKRGLKVIRLSIGQPDLPTPREYFEALKQIPEGTVRYPNATGIDEMRTAQQAYYARYGINYSADDIFVTAGAMEGIRFAITAVCNPGDIMLLIEPFYTNYNMITHLFGVDVRAITTRAEDHYAIPDESTFEAQYDERMKAILLSNPCNPNGRVYRREELETIARFAKKHDLVIISDEVYREFNFTPHPFISFYELEDIRENLVLLDSASKKYAACGTRIGTAATSNTELKQAFTKLCQMNLGVSSTEQSAVAALSRVDERYHEGVREIYRSRREAMLHAFSKMKDIRYSEPEGAFYSLVKLPVDNAENFIQWLLNDFSVDGETVLVTPAADFYYTPGLGEDEIRISYCVEEDDLVRALRIIEKGLAVYPGRK comes from the coding sequence ATGAACGTAGCAAAACGCGTAAAGGAACTACCGGTATCTCCGACTCGGCGATATCTTGGCATGGCGAAAGCGGCAGAAAAACGGGGTCTGAAAGTCATTCGGCTGAGCATCGGCCAGCCGGATTTGCCGACACCTCGCGAATATTTTGAGGCGCTAAAACAGATTCCGGAAGGAACCGTACGCTATCCCAACGCGACGGGCATCGACGAAATGCGTACAGCGCAACAAGCATATTATGCGCGCTACGGAATAAACTATTCCGCCGATGATATTTTTGTCACAGCCGGCGCGATGGAAGGCATTCGCTTTGCCATCACCGCCGTATGCAATCCCGGCGACATCATGCTTCTGATCGAACCGTTCTACACGAATTACAACATGATCACGCATCTGTTCGGCGTCGACGTGCGCGCGATCACGACGCGCGCCGAGGATCATTATGCAATTCCTGACGAGTCGACCTTTGAAGCGCAGTATGACGAAAGGATGAAGGCGATTCTGCTTTCCAATCCCTGCAATCCAAACGGGCGCGTCTATCGTCGGGAAGAACTGGAAACCATTGCGCGCTTCGCAAAGAAGCATGATTTGGTCATTATTTCGGATGAAGTATATCGGGAATTCAATTTTACACCGCACCCCTTCATTTCCTTCTACGAACTGGAGGATATTCGCGAGAACCTCGTTTTGTTAGACAGCGCCTCCAAGAAATATGCCGCCTGCGGCACCCGCATCGGTACCGCGGCAACGAGCAATACCGAACTCAAACAAGCCTTTACGAAGCTCTGCCAAATGAACCTGGGTGTCTCATCCACCGAACAGAGCGCTGTTGCCGCTCTTAGTCGCGTTGACGAGCGCTACCACGAAGGAGTGCGCGAAATCTATCGCTCGCGCCGAGAAGCGATGTTACACGCTTTTTCCAAGATGAAGGATATTCGCTATTCCGAGCCGGAAGGCGCCTTCTATTCTCTCGTCAAATTGCCGGTCGATAATGCTGAAAATTTCATCCAATGGCTACTTAACGACTTTTCCGTGGACGGCGAAACCGTTTTGGTCACGCCGGCAGCCGACTTTTACTACACACCGGGCCTCGGTGAAGATGAAATTCGAATTTCCTATTGCGTAGAAGAAGATGATCTGGTGCGCGCGCTGCGCATCATTGAAAAGGGCTTAGCCGTGTATCCCGGGCGAAAATAA
- the glsA gene encoding glutaminase A, translating into MDIRSALQEAYKYGCEYTDQGSVADYIPELAKQNPDLVGATLISPNFEVCSIGDARYKFSAQSIAKIFIYLCVLETYDLDYVRQFIGVTPSSKPFNSILELELSHKNIPVNPFINAGAIVATSLLMQHYHENTFEKIRERAREVVNRSDLDYCHAIYVSESNSAYANRALTYMLLNDGIISTTQNVEDLLNSYFRACSLLVNTLDLATIGAVLSHNGKNAQGEQVLSTENAAILRTVMATCGTYDYAGEFALLVGMPAKSGVGGGIVATNRSGYGIGVFSPKLDKHGNSYVGVRMLERLSTLLNLHIY; encoded by the coding sequence ATGGACATTCGAAGCGCACTGCAGGAAGCATATAAATATGGTTGCGAGTATACGGATCAGGGAAGCGTCGCGGATTACATTCCGGAGCTTGCGAAACAGAATCCGGATTTAGTTGGCGCCACACTCATCAGTCCCAATTTTGAGGTATGTTCCATCGGCGATGCTCGCTACAAGTTTTCTGCGCAGAGTATTGCAAAAATATTTATCTATCTTTGTGTGCTGGAAACGTATGATCTGGACTATGTCCGACAATTTATCGGAGTGACGCCGTCTTCCAAGCCGTTCAACAGCATTCTGGAACTGGAATTGAGCCATAAAAACATTCCGGTGAATCCGTTTATTAATGCTGGAGCAATTGTGGCGACGTCCCTGCTGATGCAGCACTACCATGAGAATACGTTCGAGAAAATTCGCGAACGTGCGCGGGAAGTAGTTAATCGCAGCGATCTCGATTACTGCCATGCCATTTACGTTTCGGAAAGTAACTCGGCCTATGCAAACCGCGCACTCACGTATATGTTGCTCAATGACGGAATTATATCCACGACGCAGAACGTGGAAGATCTCCTGAATTCCTATTTTCGCGCCTGTTCTCTTCTGGTCAATACGCTGGATCTTGCAACAATCGGTGCGGTCTTGTCACACAATGGGAAAAATGCGCAAGGAGAACAGGTGTTATCCACGGAAAATGCAGCCATCCTGCGCACGGTCATGGCGACCTGCGGTACGTATGATTATGCCGGCGAATTTGCTCTATTGGTAGGTATGCCGGCAAAGAGCGGTGTAGGCGGGGGAATTGTAGCGACCAATCGCTCCGGTTACGGCATCGGTGTGTTCAGTCCGAAACTGGATAAACACGGCAACTCCTACGTCGGCGTTCGTATGCTGGAAAGACTCTCCACGTTGCTCAATCTGCACATTTACTAA
- a CDS encoding alanine/glycine:cation symporter family protein, with product MLETVFGVIGKINGVIYYPVLIILLLGIGLYFTIRTGFLQGRLFKESINVVMEKPSDKESVSSFQALMVSTASRVGTGNIVGVSSALCLGGYGAIFWMWIVAIIGGASAFIESTLAQIYKRKDPDGGSYGGPAYYIESALHSRTLGIIFAISLIATYAVGFNMLAAFNLQTSFSAYSFYNKQITPWIIGGVLALITAYCIFGGGKRIIQFTSTLVPIMGIVFVIVSLIMIIKNIGYMPTVFGRIFSDAFNFKAIFGGIAGSSLMYGVKRGLYSNEAGIGSAPNAAAAASVSHPVKQGLVQMLSVFIDTILICSATAFMCLSSGVEPAEALDGAPYVQEAVGTFLGRFGAPFITFSLALFAFTTLIGNLFYVDNNLAYIKGKKPSKGFMIVYRILAVAVIFLGAAQKSTYAWNLGDLLMGVMALINLPAILILGKTAIAALRDYEKQKKEGKNPIFLAKNIGLDDSKLDFWK from the coding sequence ATGCTGGAAACCGTGTTTGGCGTTATCGGCAAAATTAACGGCGTTATCTACTATCCCGTGCTGATTATTTTGCTGCTCGGCATCGGTTTGTATTTTACGATTCGCACCGGCTTTCTACAGGGCAGATTATTTAAAGAATCCATCAATGTCGTCATGGAAAAACCGTCCGATAAGGAATCCGTCTCCTCCTTTCAGGCATTAATGGTTTCTACGGCGTCCCGCGTCGGCACCGGCAACATCGTCGGCGTGTCCAGTGCGCTCTGTTTGGGAGGTTACGGCGCCATCTTCTGGATGTGGATCGTCGCCATTATCGGGGGCGCGTCGGCCTTTATCGAATCCACCCTGGCGCAGATCTATAAACGCAAGGATCCGGACGGGGGCAGCTACGGTGGCCCGGCGTACTACATTGAATCTGCGCTCCACAGTCGTACACTCGGTATTATTTTCGCCATTTCTTTGATTGCCACCTATGCGGTCGGCTTCAATATGCTCGCTGCGTTCAACCTGCAGACGAGTTTTTCGGCGTACAGCTTTTATAATAAGCAGATCACCCCGTGGATTATCGGCGGCGTATTGGCCCTGATTACGGCATACTGCATCTTCGGCGGCGGTAAGCGTATCATTCAATTCACATCCACCTTGGTTCCGATCATGGGCATCGTCTTCGTCATCGTTTCGCTGATCATGATCATTAAAAACATCGGCTATATGCCCACCGTTTTCGGCCGTATCTTCTCGGATGCGTTCAATTTCAAGGCCATCTTCGGCGGCATTGCCGGTTCCAGCCTGATGTACGGCGTAAAACGCGGCTTGTATTCCAACGAAGCCGGTATCGGCTCCGCCCCGAATGCTGCTGCAGCAGCCAGCGTCAGCCATCCGGTGAAGCAGGGTCTGGTTCAGATGCTTTCCGTCTTCATCGACACGATTCTCATCTGCTCCGCCACCGCGTTTATGTGCTTGAGCTCGGGCGTTGAACCCGCGGAAGCGCTGGATGGTGCACCGTATGTACAAGAAGCGGTTGGTACATTCCTCGGTCGTTTCGGTGCGCCGTTTATCACCTTCTCGTTAGCGTTGTTCGCGTTTACGACCCTTATCGGCAACCTGTTCTATGTAGATAACAACCTAGCCTACATTAAGGGAAAGAAACCGAGCAAAGGCTTTATGATCGTGTATCGTATTCTCGCGGTTGCGGTTATCTTCCTCGGTGCGGCGCAGAAATCCACCTACGCTTGGAATCTGGGCGATCTGCTCATGGGGGTTATGGCGTTGATCAACTTGCCGGCCATTCTGATTCTCGGCAAAACCGCCATTGCTGCTCTGCGCGATTATGAAAAACAGAAGAAAGAGGGAAAAAATCCTATCTTCTTGGCGAAAAACATCGGTCTGGATGACAGCAAACTCGACTTTTGGAAATAA
- a CDS encoding glutamine synthetase III has translation MGHPFETFGKYQFNRSVMRDRLPKPVYEKYRGAMKHQQFIDQSTADAIAHAMKTWAMELGATHFCHWFQPLNGRTAEKHESFIQPDHNGMPIARLSGKALMKGETDGSSFPNGGLRDTFEARGYTFWDTNSYAFVRGTTLYIPSVFMSYRGDTLDLKMPLIKALDALSAQAVRVLHDLGKTDVNWVEPTLGLEQEFFLVDAKQAEKRPDIKLCGRALYGREMLQGGHLQDTYFQGMNERVQQYMNEVNRACWNLGIYASIEHNEVSPGQYEFSSVFGDAITTVDQNMVVMDILENVAPHHGFQCLLHEKPFDGLNGSGKHSNFSLTTSTGENLFDPGDEQPHDLRFLLFVTAFIVAVDRYQTLLRMAASDEGNDHRLGGHEAPPAIISINLGETLHSLFMELAKTTKIPKVKLTSILEPVVTLADLSIETTDRNRTSPVSFTGNRFELRMLGSSLNASAMNTFLFAGMAESLEEIALQLESSDTSTPEALHDTTMQICHHALQQHQRILFTGDGYLQEWVEESKRRGLEQVSSYLESIDAATREETVRLCERFGVLSREELVARREILIERFNHSVDLQGQVLARMATKGIYPALMEYQIRLQKAAAGGLSSSLETKAKENARLMDALDAASVTLQECLGKAETVEDPHRQSFLYRDDVRDAMRVLEEICNETEAFVPEELLPYPSSSVLVVQ, from the coding sequence ATGGGACATCCTTTTGAAACCTTTGGAAAATACCAGTTTAATCGTAGCGTGATGCGTGATCGACTGCCGAAACCGGTTTATGAAAAATATAGAGGAGCGATGAAACATCAACAGTTTATCGATCAAAGCACAGCCGATGCGATTGCCCATGCGATGAAGACATGGGCAATGGAATTGGGCGCAACCCATTTTTGTCATTGGTTTCAGCCCTTAAATGGGAGAACGGCAGAAAAGCATGAATCCTTTATTCAACCCGATCACAACGGGATGCCCATAGCTCGCCTTTCCGGCAAGGCGCTCATGAAGGGGGAAACGGATGGCTCGTCTTTTCCAAATGGCGGTCTGCGCGATACGTTTGAAGCGCGGGGTTACACCTTTTGGGATACGAATTCTTATGCCTTTGTGCGGGGAACGACGCTTTACATTCCGAGCGTATTCATGAGCTATCGTGGCGATACGCTGGATCTCAAAATGCCGTTGATCAAAGCCTTGGATGCCCTCAGTGCGCAAGCGGTACGCGTGTTGCACGATCTGGGGAAAACCGATGTGAATTGGGTGGAGCCCACGCTGGGCCTCGAGCAGGAATTTTTCCTCGTGGATGCAAAGCAGGCGGAAAAACGTCCGGATATCAAGTTATGCGGGCGTGCGCTGTATGGGCGTGAAATGCTTCAAGGCGGCCATCTTCAGGATACGTATTTTCAGGGCATGAATGAACGTGTACAGCAATACATGAATGAAGTGAATCGAGCTTGTTGGAATTTAGGCATCTATGCCTCCATTGAACATAACGAGGTTTCGCCCGGACAATACGAATTTTCTTCTGTATTTGGCGATGCCATTACGACCGTGGATCAAAACATGGTTGTAATGGACATTTTAGAAAACGTGGCACCACATCATGGCTTCCAGTGCTTGTTGCATGAAAAACCATTTGACGGGCTGAACGGATCGGGCAAACACAGCAATTTTTCCCTGACCACATCGACGGGCGAGAACTTATTTGACCCCGGCGATGAACAGCCGCACGATCTGCGCTTTTTGCTGTTTGTGACAGCCTTTATCGTGGCGGTGGATCGCTATCAGACGTTGCTGCGTATGGCAGCATCCGACGAAGGAAATGATCATCGATTGGGTGGCCATGAAGCGCCGCCGGCCATTATTTCCATTAATTTGGGAGAAACACTGCATTCTCTGTTTATGGAGCTGGCCAAGACCACGAAAATTCCCAAGGTGAAGCTCACCTCGATTTTGGAACCGGTGGTGACCTTGGCGGATCTGTCCATTGAGACCACGGATCGCAATCGCACGTCTCCGGTCTCTTTCACCGGAAATCGCTTTGAATTGCGTATGTTGGGATCTTCGCTGAATGCCTCCGCCATGAACACCTTCCTGTTTGCCGGCATGGCGGAATCGCTGGAAGAGATCGCGTTGCAATTGGAATCCTCTGACACCTCAACCCCGGAAGCATTACATGATACGACCATGCAGATCTGCCATCATGCTCTGCAGCAACATCAGCGCATTCTTTTTACAGGGGATGGCTATCTGCAGGAATGGGTGGAGGAATCCAAGCGCAGAGGCTTGGAACAGGTTTCAAGTTATCTGGAAAGCATTGATGCCGCCACGCGGGAAGAAACCGTGCGACTGTGTGAGCGCTTCGGAGTTTTGAGTCGTGAAGAGCTCGTTGCACGCCGCGAAATCCTTATCGAGCGATTCAACCATTCGGTGGACCTGCAGGGGCAGGTTTTGGCACGCATGGCGACAAAGGGGATATATCCGGCGCTTATGGAATATCAGATTCGTTTGCAAAAGGCTGCCGCCGGCGGTTTGAGCTCCTCGTTGGAGACAAAAGCGAAGGAAAACGCACGATTGATGGATGCTTTGGATGCGGCGAGCGTAACGCTTCAGGAATGCTTGGGAAAAGCCGAAACGGTAGAGGATCCGCATCGCCAGAGCTTCCTTTATCGTGATGACGTACGGGATGCCATGCGCGTTTTAGAGGAAATTTGTAACGAAACCGAGGCTTTTGTGCCGGAAGAGCTGCTTCCGTATCCCTCTTCCAGCGTTTTAGTTGTACAATAG
- the hisS gene encoding histidine--tRNA ligase — MIQPSIMAGFMELLPEEQVLFEHVKQAIEKTYQHYGYWPLDTPAIEKNEILFAKGGGETTKQIYHIEKGENSVDQSLRFDLTVPLARYVAQHSSELSFPFRRYHIGKVYRGERNQKGRYREFYQADVDVIGLDELSVINDAECPAVIYEVFRALEIPGVHIHINHRGMLNGFFTSIGIRDAMEVLHAIDKLAKIGPDAVADLLEMSGVNKQQQEEIFRFIGLTDDRPAEERLEAYNQALAADAPGAEQFKQGWADLQLIMKGMQGFGMPKEAIVLDLSITRGLDYYTGVVYETFIEGYESIGSVASGGRYDDLASNFTKLKMPGVGISIGVTRLFYQLREANLIQPKKGEYIQAMVLPMSNAELDFSLECVHALRDANVRVQLYTESGRMKKKFSYADAIGVRYVLIIGESEREAGVVSLKDMQSGEQTTMTLAEAIDLMRDASGRRNE, encoded by the coding sequence ATGATTCAACCGAGTATTATGGCGGGATTTATGGAGCTTTTGCCCGAAGAACAGGTGCTGTTTGAGCATGTCAAGCAAGCCATCGAAAAAACGTATCAGCATTACGGATACTGGCCTTTGGATACACCGGCAATTGAAAAGAATGAGATTCTTTTTGCCAAAGGCGGCGGCGAGACAACAAAACAGATTTATCATATCGAAAAGGGAGAAAATTCGGTTGATCAGTCCTTGCGTTTCGACCTGACGGTTCCGCTGGCGCGCTATGTGGCGCAACATTCGTCGGAGCTGTCTTTCCCGTTTCGCCGCTATCACATCGGTAAAGTGTATCGCGGGGAGCGCAACCAAAAAGGTCGCTATCGCGAATTTTATCAGGCCGACGTCGATGTCATCGGGCTCGATGAGCTTTCGGTGATCAATGATGCCGAATGCCCAGCTGTCATCTATGAGGTTTTCCGCGCGCTGGAGATTCCGGGAGTGCATATCCATATCAATCACCGTGGCATGCTCAACGGCTTCTTTACTTCCATTGGCATTCGCGATGCCATGGAAGTGTTGCACGCGATTGACAAGCTCGCGAAAATCGGCCCGGATGCCGTAGCCGATCTGCTGGAGATGAGCGGAGTGAATAAACAGCAACAGGAAGAGATTTTCCGCTTCATCGGCTTAACCGACGATCGTCCGGCGGAAGAACGCCTCGAAGCCTATAATCAGGCGCTTGCTGCGGATGCGCCGGGTGCCGAGCAGTTCAAACAGGGCTGGGCGGATCTGCAGCTCATCATGAAGGGAATGCAGGGCTTCGGTATGCCGAAGGAAGCCATCGTTCTTGATTTGTCCATTACGCGCGGCCTTGATTACTATACAGGCGTGGTGTATGAGACCTTCATTGAAGGGTATGAATCCATCGGCTCCGTCGCTTCCGGCGGCCGTTACGATGACCTGGCGTCCAACTTTACGAAGCTCAAAATGCCGGGCGTCGGTATTTCCATCGGTGTGACGCGACTTTTCTATCAGTTGCGCGAGGCGAACCTCATTCAGCCCAAAAAAGGCGAGTACATCCAGGCGATGGTCTTGCCGATGAGCAACGCTGAATTGGATTTCTCGCTGGAATGCGTGCACGCGTTGCGTGATGCAAACGTTCGGGTGCAGCTATATACCGAATCGGGAAGAATGAAAAAGAAATTTTCTTATGCGGATGCCATCGGCGTACGTTACGTTCTGATTATCGGAGAGAGCGAGCGGGAAGCCGGTGTCGTAAGCCTTAAGGATATGCAAAGTGGCGAACAAACGACAATGACGCTTGCGGAAGCAATTGATCTCATGCGCGACGCGAGTGGAAGGAGGAACGAATGA
- the thrS gene encoding threonine--tRNA ligase, with product MKVYTKDGSALELQERANALDAAKAISQGLARNALAAEINGEGADLRTVLHEGDKIAICTFDDEYGRLAFRHSTSHLMAQAVQRLYPEARLAIGPAIKEGFYYDIDFGDTVLTDEDLPKIEAEMKKIVKENPDITRFTKSHEDAVAFFKEKQEPYKVELIEDLPEDAVISFYQQGDWVDLCAGPHLMNFHGIKAIKLTSLAGAYWRGDEHNKMLTRIYGTSFPKQSMLDDYLARIEEAKKRDHRKIGKDMELFAFMEEGPGFPFFLPNGMRLKNALLDYWRELHKEAGYLEISTPTILNRQLWETSGHWDHYRENMYTTKIDGEDYAIKPMNCPGAMLVYNSKPRSYRDLPLRLAELGNVHRHELSGALHGLFRVRNFTQDDAHIFLTPEMIEDEIRKIVALIDRVYSKLGFKYSMEISTRPEDSMGSDEDWEVATAGLKNALDSMGKPYEINEGDGAFYGPKIDFQIEDVLGRTRQCATIQLDFQLPQRFGAEYIGKDGEKHQPVLIHRVIYGSIERFIGYLIEQFAGNFPLWLAPVQVELIPVNNAAHGEFAKQMAKELEDLGVHVDVDLREETLGKKIRDAQIKKSFLQIVVGDNEMSEHTVSVRIHGEKEAKSYAWEDFKNWITEQIKKRA from the coding sequence ATGAAAGTTTACACGAAGGACGGCAGCGCCCTGGAATTACAGGAGCGTGCAAACGCATTAGATGCCGCCAAGGCCATCAGCCAGGGCTTGGCTCGCAATGCACTGGCGGCGGAGATTAACGGCGAGGGTGCGGATCTGCGCACCGTTTTGCACGAAGGCGATAAAATAGCCATTTGCACCTTTGATGACGAATACGGCCGTCTGGCCTTCCGTCATTCCACCTCGCATTTGATGGCACAAGCCGTGCAGCGTCTCTACCCCGAGGCACGTTTAGCCATCGGACCCGCTATTAAAGAAGGATTCTACTACGATATCGATTTTGGCGATACAGTGCTTACAGATGAAGATCTGCCGAAAATCGAAGCGGAAATGAAAAAAATTGTGAAGGAAAATCCGGACATCACACGCTTTACAAAATCGCATGAAGATGCTGTTGCTTTCTTCAAGGAAAAACAGGAACCGTACAAAGTGGAGCTGATCGAAGATCTGCCCGAGGATGCGGTCATCAGCTTTTATCAGCAGGGCGATTGGGTAGACCTGTGTGCCGGCCCGCATCTGATGAATTTCCACGGCATTAAGGCGATTAAGCTGACTAGCCTTGCTGGCGCGTATTGGCGTGGCGATGAGCATAATAAGATGCTCACCCGCATTTACGGTACCAGTTTCCCAAAGCAATCCATGCTGGATGACTATCTAGCACGCATTGAAGAGGCTAAAAAACGTGATCACCGTAAGATCGGTAAAGACATGGAGCTCTTTGCCTTCATGGAAGAAGGTCCCGGTTTTCCGTTCTTCCTGCCCAACGGCATGCGCCTGAAGAATGCCTTGCTGGATTACTGGCGTGAATTGCACAAAGAGGCAGGGTATCTGGAAATCTCTACACCGACGATTTTGAATCGCCAGCTGTGGGAAACCTCCGGTCACTGGGATCACTATCGTGAAAACATGTATACCACGAAGATCGATGGGGAAGATTATGCGATTAAGCCGATGAACTGCCCGGGCGCTATGCTCGTGTACAATTCGAAGCCGCGTTCCTATCGTGATCTGCCACTGCGTTTGGCGGAGCTGGGCAATGTCCATCGCCATGAGCTTTCAGGTGCTCTTCACGGGCTTTTCCGTGTGCGCAACTTTACGCAAGACGATGCGCATATTTTCTTAACGCCGGAAATGATCGAGGACGAGATTCGTAAGATTGTGGCCTTGATTGACCGTGTCTATTCGAAATTGGGCTTCAAGTATTCGATGGAAATCTCGACGCGCCCGGAGGATTCCATGGGCTCGGATGAGGATTGGGAAGTGGCTACCGCCGGTCTTAAGAATGCCTTGGATTCCATGGGCAAACCCTATGAGATCAATGAAGGCGACGGCGCCTTCTATGGCCCGAAGATTGACTTTCAGATTGAAGACGTGCTGGGTCGTACCCGGCAATGCGCGACCATTCAGCTGGACTTCCAGCTGCCGCAGCGATTCGGCGCGGAATACATTGGTAAGGATGGTGAAAAGCACCAGCCGGTTCTGATTCACCGCGTGATTTACGGATCCATTGAGCGCTTCATCGGTTATCTTATCGAACAGTTTGCGGGCAACTTCCCCCTGTGGTTGGCCCCGGTACAGGTCGAACTCATACCGGTGAACAATGCGGCGCATGGTGAATTTGCAAAACAGATGGCAAAGGAACTCGAAGATCTCGGTGTTCATGTCGACGTGGATCTGCGCGAAGAAACACTGGGCAAAAAGATCCGTGATGCCCAGATTAAAAAATCCTTCCTGCAAATCGTGGTTGGCGACAACGAAATGTCCGAGCATACCGTTAGCGTCCGCATCCATGGCGAAAAAGAAGCCAAGAGTTACGCTTGGGAAGACTTCAAGAACTGGATTACGGAGCAGATTAAAAAACGCGCTTAA